The following nucleotide sequence is from Kiritimatiellia bacterium.
ATGATCTGGCCACAACTCGGTCCTATGGCACTCCACAGGCCGGACATAGCTGCATAGCGGATGACATGAATCGACCAGAGATCTCCTGCGGCTACAACAAGCAGTAAAGTTTCAGTCCGACAGTCTCGTAGACGGTGAGACGATAGCGATTGGTATCGGTCCCATGGAGGACGTTCATCCCGGTGATGATGTTGCCGCCGACGGACGCATGGGTGAAGAACCAGCGCAATTGGCCCACCTTGGCCATGATGGACAGCGCGGCGTTCGTGGCCGTGGAGCCGTTGGTGTGATTAATCGTGACACCGGGTGCGGAGTGGCCCGCCACGCCGACGAAAACCACGAGTCCCGCGATCCACGTCCGGAAGCGTTGGATATTGCGCATGCCCGCATGGATACCCCGCCTTGCGCAGGTTGTGCAGCTTACTCGGCGCCGCCGGCTTCCACACGGCGATAGTAGAGCGCCTCGTTCGTGGAGAGAAGGCCTCGATCCAGGAGCGCGCGCAGCCGCGGCATGTCCACGTCGCGGGCGCGGTGTGTCGCCACGGAGGGCGCCGCGACGGGCGCGGCGGCTTCAGGCTCCTCCGCGCGCGGACGAAGCCGGGGAACGAAGTACAGCAGGAACCCGGCCAGCACGGCGAACAGCATCGCCGCGCGCAGTCCCGGAAACGAATACGTACGTGATAACGTACGCATCCGGCACCGGTCGCACAGGATGCAATCCAGTTCGCGGACATGCCGGACCCCGTAGTCGCAGCAGCCGGGCCGGACGGGCGGCCACCAGCGGAAGGTGAGCTTCAGTCCGTTGAGCAGGGCCAGGAAGGCGCCGGCCGGGCAGAGATGGCGGCACCAGAACCGGCGATACGCCACGGACAGGACCAGGACCGTCACGCCCAGGGTGAGAACCGCCGGGCTTCGCAACGGGCTGAAGACGGCGCTCAGCGGATCCCAATCCGCCAGGCCGAGATCGCGGCGCAGGGCATAACCGAGCACGAGGATAAAGAGCAGCCCGTATTTCAGCCACCGCGCGTATCGCCAGGCGGGCTTCTCGGGATCGAATTTCCACGCCCGGGGCCGCAACTCGCCCGCCAATTCCTGCAGCGCGCCGAACGGACACAGCCAGCCGCAGTAGATGTTGCCGAAAGCCGCGACCAGCGCCGGTACGCCGGCGGCGAGCAGGAACGGGATCGTCACGCCGGCCGCCGGCCAGGCGCCCGCGATCGCCGCAAGGACATGCGCGGCCGAGTACTGCATGTTCCAGCGCCAGCCCAGCCAGACCGCCACGAGCAGCAGGAAAAGGCGGCGGAACCATGGCCGGGGGCGGCGTCGCAACACGAGGGCCGTGACGGCGAGGCCGAGAAAGACGGCAGCCTGCTTGTCGAACGGAAATCGGCGGAGACTCCGCTCCGCTTCGGACGGCGACATCTTGAGCACCTGCTGCGAAAACAGGCAACCCGCGGCGCGCAGCGTCTCCAGGACCGCCGTCGAGGTCAGGGTCGCGCCGCTCACACCATCCACGTCCCGGAGAGAGGTCATGTCGAACAGGTTCCGGCCGCGCAGGGACCCGAGCCACGCTTCCGTTGCCTTCTGGTATTGGGGCGTTTCCCGCGCGCGGAGAATCCGCGCGGCCCGCAGCGCACCCTTTGCGTCCACCAGCACGCCCATCGTGATCGGTCCGCCATATCCGGAGACCTGCGGCGCCAGTTGGTCGGTGGTGAACAGGAAGCCTCCGCCCTCCGCCTCCAGATAGGACACCGTTCGCCCATCCGCGAGCCGGGCCTCATTGACAAGCAGGGGCTGGCCCGGAGCGAGGATACCGGCCGCCTCGCGCAGCAGGACGCCGGGCTCGACCCGCCGCGTCCTCTCCCATGTCCATGACACGAACAGCGCGAAGGCGGCCGCGCCCGCCAGGAGATATCCCAGCCGCCGCGCCCAGCGATCCGCCGCATCGCCCGGCGAGGGACCGCGGACCTTGAGGAAATGGGCCGGCACGTTGGCGGCCAGCGCCAAGGCGGTTGCCGACAGCGCGGCGGCCAGGCCGTACAGCGGCAGGATCAGGAGGCCGAGCAGCAGGCCGCCCGCCGAGCCGCCCAGCGTGTCCAGCCATTCCACGGCCGCGCCGGCCGTGGCATCGCCGCGCCCCGCGCGCTTCAGCCGGAAGACCGCGAGCGGGACGTAGAGTCCGCCGAAGAAACCCGCGAGAAAGAACAAGGCGGAAAAAGCGAGCCGGCCCGCGACGGACCCCGCGCAGGCGATCAGCCCGGCGTGCAGCGCGACCGCCAGGGGCAGCAGGCCGGCGGGCTCTCGAGCCAGCCGCACGAGCACGCGCTCGACGGTCCATCCCCCCGCGAACAGCCCGAGCATGAACAACGCGGAGAGCAACCCGAGTTGGAGGTAGATCGACCCGAAGGCGGACTGGTAAAGGAACAGCAGGACCAGGCTGAACGACATCCCGGCCAGGCCTGCCGAGAACACGAGGAAGCCGGCGTCGAAGGCCGATGAAGCCGCCACGGGCCTTCCCCGCAGCCGGTAGGCGAATCGAAGCGCGCCGTACAACAGCCACGGCAGCAGGAGCAGCCACGGCCCCATGACCGACAGCGCGCGGACCGCCGCGGCTGTATCCCGCGCCAGGCCGCCTTGCAGTCCGGCCACGAGCAGGGCGAACAGCAGCGCCCGGGGCCGCGCGTCGGTGTTCAGCAGCCAGCCCGGCGGCGCGCGCTCCGCGGCCTGCCGGTAGGCGGCCCGTTGGAACTCGATCCGGTCCGCGGGAAACGCCGACAGCAGCCGTTCGGGGAGGCACACCTTCCCGACCCCGGGAATGGACGCAAGCCGATCCCGGGCGGCCGCGGGCGAATCCACGAGTTCGGCCCCGACGGAGGCGAACAACCAGCTCTCGCCGCCGGGCTGCAGGGCGTTCGTCGGAAATACCGACTCGACCGTGGCCAGCACCGAGGCGCCCAGGTTGACCAGTTCGCCGCCGAGGTAATTCTCCCCGCCGGAAAAGCGAATCGCCGCCACGCCGGCCGCCGGATCGAGCCGGTCGCGGAGCCGCCGGTAGAACTCCCGCGTGCCGTACCGGTTTAGCGAGAGCGTTGTCGTGTCAGGCAGGTTCAGCACCGCCAGGTCGTAGCGGGCCTCGTCGCCCTCGAGGAATCGGCGCGGGTCGGCCGCGGGCATCCGCAGCCGGGCATCCCGGCCATGGTACTCCTGCGGCAGGACGCCGAGCAGCCGGGTGGGATAGTCCGGGTCGGGATGCAGCCAGGTCACCGATTCGACCTGCTCCAATTGCAGGAACCGTTCGCAGAGCGAGTATCCGCCGCCCACCACCAGGATGCGTCTCGCGGCCGGCGCCTGGGCCAGGCCCAGCGCGGCGATCTCGCCGGCGTGCTCCTCGTCCGGGATGCTCTCGACCACGGACTCCCAGGCGCGGACGACGAACTGCCCGGCGTATTCGCCGCAGAGGTAGGTCGCTTGCGGGGTGACGAACCGGCCGCGAAACGAATCGGCGGGGAGCATGCGCGACCACATCGCTCGGTCGCTTCGCTGCCGCCAGGCCCGGTCCGCCCGCCACGCGAGGGCGGCCGCGAGCAGCAGGAGCGGGAGAAGCGCCGCCCGCCTCCGTCCCGCCAGCGGCGCCGCGGCCGGCAGCAGGGCTGCCGCGAGGAAGACCGTTTCCGAAGACCAGCCCGCCGCCAGCGCCGCCGTGACGGCGACGCCGCCCGCCGCGCCGCCGAGCGCCTCGAAGAAGTAGACCCGGGCCGGCGGCAGCCCGCCCGCGTCCGCGAGCCAGGCGCACGCGAGCGTGAAGAGCAGCCCGGTGACGAAGCTCACCGGCGCATTCGCCGCCATGGCCGCGGGCAGCATCTTCGCGAGGGGGAACAGCTCGTAGGGTTCGACGCCGGCCAGCGCCCGCGCGTGGCGCACCAGGTGCCACTGGGCAAGGTACGCCGGGATGTAGAGCAGCGGGAGCCACTCGAACACCGCGGTCAGACGCGGCCGCCGGCCGCCCGCCCGCGCCGCGAGCGCCCCGGCGCCCGCCCACAGGAGCCACGAGCTGAAGAACACACCCATGCCGAGTTCATTCCCCTCGAACACGGAGAAGAACTCGCGGAAAAGGAGCGACTGCGCGGCGAGGGCGAAGAAGCCGAGGCTGAAGACCACGGCCAGCCGATTCCCTCCGCGCACGCCACCGTTCACATCTTTTCCTCGCCGAACACGACCGCCTCGAACACCTTGTAACTCGCGCCCTCGCGCCAGGCGTCCGGAGGCAGGCCGGCCTTCATGGAGAGATGGGTCAGCGTCTCCTCGATCCCCCACCCCTGCTCCGGCGCGACCTGCGGCAGGAACACCGCCGAACGACCGCCCTTGGACAGGATCATGCCGTGCCGTCCGATCACGATGTCGCGCCAGGACTTCACGTCCGCCGGCGGGGTCAGCACGGAGATCTCGACGTGCAGGCCGGGCAGCTCGTCGGCGGTCACGGGATTGAACCGGTAGTCGTTCACGGCGGCGTTGACCGCCTGCTCGATGATCGCCTGGTAGACCGGCCGGCGGGGCACGATCTCGCCGATGCACCCGCGCAGGTCGCCGCGCTTGTGGAGCGTGACGAAGGCGCCGGCCACCTGCTGCATGTTGGAGCTGACGACGAGCCCCAGCTCCTCGGGCTTCGGCGGACGGCCGCGCTCCAGGTAATGCTGGATCGTGCCGCGAGCCAGCTTGAGCAACGCCTGCTGGTCATCGGCCGTCAGCGTAAATTCGGACGCGGGCTTGGGCATGGGTTCCTCCTTTTTCCAGCGGCCGGTGAAGGCCAGGCTGACGTAGCTCACCGAATTTCCGAAATCGCCGGTGACCCGGCCGGAGGTGTCATACTTCAGCAGGTGCGCCTCGGCCTGCGCCGGCAGCAGGGCCAGCAGAATGGCGACCGGGTCCCGGCCGCAGATCGTCGCGCCGGTCTCTTCGCAGTAGGCGCGGAAACCGGCGACGTCTTTCATCCGGATCAGGTCCACCGCGCCCATGTCGAGTTTTTCAAGATTCAGCTCCACGTTGTCGCGGAACGGGAGGTATCCGTAGTTCGGCCCGTAATGGGTGAAATCCGTGCTGGCGATCACCAGCGTGTGCTCGTCCACCAAGGCCCGAAGCGCTTCCGCCGCGCCGCGAATCGCAGGTTCGTCGAGTTGGCCGACTACCAGGGGAACCAACTGGAACCCGGCCAGCGCCTTCTGCAGGAACGGCACCTGGATCTGGGCGCTGTGCTCGCCGGCGTGGGCTTCCGGGATGACGCGGAAATAGGGCGACGCGCCCAGCGCCTTCATGAAATCCAGGTCCAGCGGCACCTCGCCCAGCGGCGTGGAGAAATGCGTGGCGTCGGGCATCGCGACCAGGTTGCGCATGGGCACGCGGTGACTGGGTCCCATCACCACGACGCGCGTGTACGGCCGGCCGGCGATCTGCCGCGCGCCGAACCCGGCAGCCGGACCGGAGAAACGGTAGCCCGCGTGCGGCTGGATCAGCGCCATCACGTTGTCCAGGATGGGCGCATCGGCCCGGTCCATGTAATCCTGCAATTCGCGCGAAAGCGCGGCCGGGTCCGCCGTGAACCACGAGCCGGCCAGGTGGGTGGGCACTATGCGCTTGTCCGGCGCGGAATTCGTCGTCTCGGCCCGACCGCACGAGGCGGTGCCGAGGGCCAGGATCAGCAACACCGCGACGCGGCCTCGTCCAAGCAGCGACATGTGTACTCCCTTCGAAAAGTTAACAAATCCGAGGGCGATGATCAACCCGCCCAGGGGCCGGGTTGCCGGACGCGAGATTCGTCCAGCGCGCGCAGGGGGCCCGGGTAGCGCCGCGCGCGCCAGGCCCGGACCACGCGCACGGGCGACGCGCGGCGAAGCAGGCCTAAGCCGACGGCCGCCAGCGCGGCGGTCGCGGCCAGCATCACCTGGAGGAATCGGCGCCGCCTTATTTCCATACGCCGTATACCTCCCGCCCGCAATCGGGACAACGCCCGTCGCGCAGGCGGTTCGAGAGGATCACGTACCGGT
It contains:
- a CDS encoding 4Fe-4S binding protein — its product is MNGGVRGGNRLAVVFSLGFFALAAQSLLFREFFSVFEGNELGMGVFFSSWLLWAGAGALAARAGGRRPRLTAVFEWLPLLYIPAYLAQWHLVRHARALAGVEPYELFPLAKMLPAAMAANAPVSFVTGLLFTLACAWLADAGGLPPARVYFFEALGGAAGGVAVTAALAAGWSSETVFLAAALLPAAAPLAGRRRAALLPLLLLAAALAWRADRAWRQRSDRAMWSRMLPADSFRGRFVTPQATYLCGEYAGQFVVRAWESVVESIPDEEHAGEIAALGLAQAPAARRILVVGGGYSLCERFLQLEQVESVTWLHPDPDYPTRLLGVLPQEYHGRDARLRMPAADPRRFLEGDEARYDLAVLNLPDTTTLSLNRYGTREFYRRLRDRLDPAAGVAAIRFSGGENYLGGELVNLGASVLATVESVFPTNALQPGGESWLFASVGAELVDSPAAARDRLASIPGVGKVCLPERLLSAFPADRIEFQRAAYRQAAERAPPGWLLNTDARPRALLFALLVAGLQGGLARDTAAAVRALSVMGPWLLLLPWLLYGALRFAYRLRGRPVAASSAFDAGFLVFSAGLAGMSFSLVLLFLYQSAFGSIYLQLGLLSALFMLGLFAGGWTVERVLVRLAREPAGLLPLAVALHAGLIACAGSVAGRLAFSALFFLAGFFGGLYVPLAVFRLKRAGRGDATAGAAVEWLDTLGGSAGGLLLGLLILPLYGLAAALSATALALAANVPAHFLKVRGPSPGDAADRWARRLGYLLAGAAAFALFVSWTWERTRRVEPGVLLREAAGILAPGQPLLVNEARLADGRTVSYLEAEGGGFLFTTDQLAPQVSGYGGPITMGVLVDAKGALRAARILRARETPQYQKATEAWLGSLRGRNLFDMTSLRDVDGVSGATLTSTAVLETLRAAGCLFSQQVLKMSPSEAERSLRRFPFDKQAAVFLGLAVTALVLRRRPRPWFRRLFLLLVAVWLGWRWNMQYSAAHVLAAIAGAWPAAGVTIPFLLAAGVPALVAAFGNIYCGWLCPFGALQELAGELRPRAWKFDPEKPAWRYARWLKYGLLFILVLGYALRRDLGLADWDPLSAVFSPLRSPAVLTLGVTVLVLSVAYRRFWCRHLCPAGAFLALLNGLKLTFRWWPPVRPGCCDYGVRHVRELDCILCDRCRMRTLSRTYSFPGLRAAMLFAVLAGFLLYFVPRLRPRAEEPEAAAPVAAPSVATHRARDVDMPRLRALLDRGLLSTNEALYYRRVEAGGAE
- the amrB gene encoding AmmeMemoRadiSam system protein B, producing the protein MSLLGRGRVAVLLILALGTASCGRAETTNSAPDKRIVPTHLAGSWFTADPAALSRELQDYMDRADAPILDNVMALIQPHAGYRFSGPAAGFGARQIAGRPYTRVVVMGPSHRVPMRNLVAMPDATHFSTPLGEVPLDLDFMKALGASPYFRVIPEAHAGEHSAQIQVPFLQKALAGFQLVPLVVGQLDEPAIRGAAEALRALVDEHTLVIASTDFTHYGPNYGYLPFRDNVELNLEKLDMGAVDLIRMKDVAGFRAYCEETGATICGRDPVAILLALLPAQAEAHLLKYDTSGRVTGDFGNSVSYVSLAFTGRWKKEEPMPKPASEFTLTADDQQALLKLARGTIQHYLERGRPPKPEELGLVVSSNMQQVAGAFVTLHKRGDLRGCIGEIVPRRPVYQAIIEQAVNAAVNDYRFNPVTADELPGLHVEISVLTPPADVKSWRDIVIGRHGMILSKGGRSAVFLPQVAPEQGWGIEETLTHLSMKAGLPPDAWREGASYKVFEAVVFGEEKM